DNA sequence from the Lagenorhynchus albirostris chromosome 13, mLagAlb1.1, whole genome shotgun sequence genome:
CTTGTACCAGCGCAGCTGCCCCAGGTCTTTACAACAACTGCTTACCCACGACAGTCAGACCCCCACGGCAAAGCCGGACTCCCCGGTAACAAGCCTCACCCACCTCTACCGCCAAGCCCAAGAACACCTACCCCTAGAGCCACACAGTGGCTGGACACTCCCTGGCCCCCGAAGCGCTGTCTTCCGAGTCCCCAAGCGCACCCCCTGCCCAGCCAACAATGATATAAGGACCAAAGATAACAGAGCCTTTGTGGAGGTGCACGTGGCCTGGGACTGGCACTCAGTTAGCATCAAGAAGGCCGTGGCTGGTGAAAAACAGGCACCCCCAGCAGCTGCAGCATGTAGGCAGCCGGGCCATGGGCCAGAGGACTGGCGGTGGAGGGGGGGCGGTGACACCcacagaagaaacaaagaaacaggaaggagGTCAGAGTCTGGTGATGAGAAAGGGCAAGAAGGGAAGAGGTGGCCCATGGGGAGTAGGTGGCCATGAGGACCAGATGGTTGTGAGAAAGACCCTTCCAAAATGGAGCTCAGCACTGGGGTCTGATGCTCCACGGGGCAGCTGTGCTGGGCACCTGGCCCTGGCCTGTCCCCTGTCCCTTCCCTGGGCAGcagcctccttctccctctcgGGGCACTGGTGTCAGAAGCAGCAGAacccagggaggaggagaggggagggacccTCAGGGTTGAGAAGCCCAAGGATGGGGTCAAAAGGGGCAACAGAGACAACAGTGGATAGAGAGATAGGGGCAGAgacaaggagacagagagagacacagaaagaggCAGAGGGGAGAAGGCTCTTTCTTCTTAAGGGACTTAAGACTATCACAGAGAAATAGAGATggagcagagagggagacagagtggggaggacagagctgggaagagaggcTGAAACAGGCGGGGGAAGTAATGCTGGATGCCACCCCAAGGACCCCCGCAGCCCCCTGAAGGCCAGTGGGCTGAGCCAGGTCCCTACCTGCACACAAGGCTTCCCTCCCGGCTGTGTCGCAGTGAGTCCCGTGAGCCTCATGCAGCCTCCAAGCTCCTCAGTGTGGGAGGGAGTCACCAGCACTTCCATAAAGGTGACACCCAGGCCCCACCTGCAGCTCATAGCTTGCCGGTGGGAACTgaccccccgacacacacacctGGTGTCTTCTCAGGGACCAGAGGCTGGCTCAGGGGGTCAGCAGGGTGCAAACATCCCCACCAGGGAGGGTGCGGAGAGCAGAAGACCCTGTCGTCCAGCCACTGGGGACCCATCAAGGAGGCTCGGGTTGGCCAAAGCCAGAGCCCCCTACCCctggagggcaggaggaaggggaagccTTTCTCTCCTTACATCCCAGGACACTCCTCTGCAGGTTTTCTAACTCCTTGACCTGGATTTACCTTCTCTTTCTGGCCAAACCAcccaaagaaactgaggcacagagagattaagaaacttcCCCCAGTAACTTACTCATACTTTAAGGATAAGTTTTCCTTGTGGACAttagtaaaatggggatgaaaataattccaggcagagggaacagtagatgcaaaggcccagaggtgagAGTCAGCATGAATATGTTTGGGGAACCCTGGAAGAGGATGGAGGGAATTGGTCAGAGCTGCTAGTAGAAAAGACCCTTCAAGCGGTTCTGGGGTGAACGGATTGCAGGGGACGGGACTAGGGGCCTGTGAGACCAGGGAGGAGCCTGGGGTCCTGCTCCAGGCAGAAGATGACCAAAGTGGGGCAGGAGGCGAGAGTCGGGTTTGAGCAGCTGAGCGGTCTTGGCTTGGGGAACACCGCCACCTGGTGGTATATACGTGGAACTACACCCTCTTTCATTGGTTCGTTCAACAGTCATTTATTGCGAGCACATAGCGTTCTCAATGTATTTGATCCCCAGAACGGATCACTTTTAACACCTCCTCCCCATAAAATAATGTTATCTTCAGCAATAATCATAACATGaaacaaataataatgatgaccACAAAAGAAATGCAGACAACGAAAATGTATTTCCCTTCTGACATAATACTTTATGTAACAACGTAAATAATTATCCAGTAACAAACAGGTggatttaataaaactgaaatatctgcaaacaatacAATTTCGGAAGCCACAAAATTGTACCACTGATGTAATTTTTCTTGATTTGTTCATTAGTTTTAAAACAATtagttaaaaaacaatttttgcattttaatggtGCTATTCAAAGTCAGTAATAGAGTTAGCTTATGAACTAATATGTGCATTTACCAACTAAAAATATATCGCATGGCTTGCAAACttcactgttttacattttaaacacaaAACCTTCAAGCGGCTGCAGAGAATgacaaaatggaaggaaatgagtTTGTGTCAATCTTTACAATCGCTGTGCTCTGCTCATCTGTTTCGAATCTAAATGCAGGAAGATATCGTCTGGCAGGGCTTGGAGACCCTCAAACAATTGCAAACCATTACAGATTTAGTCCCCAAACAAACACAGAGCTGAGAGTCTTCGCGTGTCTGAAGTTGACTCTCTAACTGGGGGCTCTCTGAACTACTTTCCAGGTAGAATACAAAGTTCATTAAAGAAtacgctagggaattccctggtggcgcagtggttgagagtctgcctgccgatgcaggggacacgggttcgtgccccggtccgggaggatcccacatgccgcggagcggctgggcccgtgagccatggccgctgagcctgcgcgtccggagcctgtgctccgcaacgggagaggccacaacagtgagaggcccgcgtaccgcaaaaaaaaaaaaaaaaaaaaaaaaaaaaaagaatacgctAACATGAAGCTTACCCATGAATTATTAAAACTCCGTGAGCGGTAAAATCAGAGCAAGGTCCGTACCTAAGTTAATAAccccaatgtcaatttcctggtttcgACAACGCACTCACATCACCAAGGTTCTGGGGTCTCCTCTCGGGCGTCACCAGCCTGGGCCTCAAGCCCCAGTCCCCACACCCCATCCGACAGTGCCACAAAACAGCCCCAGGCTTTCTAGAGCTccacaaacaaaaggaaagaaaatctacCTTCTCAGAAGCCGCAGAAAATCTTGCCTCTCCCTGGCGCTGAGTGGGTTGCATGGCCGCCCTGGAGCCCGTGGCTCTGCGGGGCCGGGCCAAGAGGAGGAGGCGTTGCAGGGCATGGGGGCCAACTGCAGCCGAGCAAGTCCGGAAAAGAAATGCAGGGGCCTGGCTCCACTTCACCCGACCTGTCGGGTTCTGTGCTCCAACACCCCAGTTCACGTGGGGACACTGAAGCAGCACGCACTTGGAGCCGGGTCTTCTCCTGAGCGGGACTGAGCCGGCCCTCGGGGCATCAGGTGATAAGGATTCCCAGCTGTGACTGTCTGGgcccagggaggaaggggaggcaaCTCAGAAGGGGCCGAATCACCTGAAGAGACGTTAAAATGCACGGGCTGGGGCGGGATCAGCGTGTGTTAAACTCTCTCCAGGTGATGATAACACGCCGCGAACACGGGCAGCACCTGTCTCACGCCGTCCGTGAGGCTCGGGGAGCTGAGTGGCCAGCAGGCACGCGGCCCCTAAGTCCCCACGCTCACCTGCTGCAGCCCCTCATGCTGGTAAAGATGTCCTCGGGGCACAAGGGCGGGAACGCCAGCCCCCAGGCCCACACGAGAAAAGCTGTATCACATATTGGAATGCCCGTGCATTGCACCATCAGGCACTTCTCATGGACCCCTTCCGATGACCCAGCGCCTTTCCTGGTCCCCCCGCCCTCACCCCAGAAAGATGAGGGATCTCAGACAAGAGAGAAGCTGCGTTTATTCCAATGATTGGGGTCTTGCCACCTGAGAACTCCAGGAGTCCGCCCTTCTGGGCCCAGAGAAAGGAGAGTCCTTGCTGTAAGCAACGCCCCCTCAGCTCAGGGCCTCCCAGTAGATTCCAGCCCAGTACCACCTTGCCTGGGTCTCGGCCTCCTACCCCAGCCAGAGGGGCCAGGTGACCAGGCAGGGGATACTAGACCAGTGTGGGCCGGAGGCCTGAGCTGTCCCCCTTCTCACAGCCCAGCTGGTGTGGGGGAGAGAAACTGAGCTGGGCTCAGCCAGACTGGAGGTcctgggagggagctgaggaCACAGAAGGAAAAGCTGGGGCGTAGGGGCCGGCAGGCCGGAGCTCAGACACACGCAGCCTCGGCCACAGGGTCCGCGGCCCTGCTTGCCAGGCTGTAGTAGTAGGTTCGCATGCGCTGCTCCACGGTCAGGAAGTCTGGACGGTCCTCCCACCTGTGAGGGGTCGGGGAGATCCAGACTGCTGACCACACCCCCAGAACCCAACTTCAGCTGGTGGGTGGACATGCACAGGGCTCAGGAAGCagtgggcctggggtggggggcgggtatCGGGTAATGGAGGGGTCTCCTGGGTGTGAGAGGACCACAATCCCGGGGTTGCCGTATCGCCTAGTTGAGGAGCTGACATCCAGGATGCAGGGGGACCATATACTGAGTGTTGACTGGCGAAGACTTAGGGAAGGGAGCTCCCTGAGTGCAGGGGTGACAGCTGTGGACCACGGGGAGCTGGGGTGTTGAATGTTGATGTACTGAGCGTGTGCATTTGTCCAGGGTATTGGGGTGCTGGGTGTGGGCTCACACAGATGCAAGTATGCTGCCCGCAAAGGAGAGGAACATTGGCATCTGGAGGATGGGTGCAGCTAGTGGAGAGTCAGGGTATTCATGGTATGTGTGTGGAATATCCATGTATTGCGCTGGGGTGTTAGATGCTAGCCTCTTTGGGTATTGGGGTGTTGGTGTATTGTTTCTTGGTAGAGGTCGAGTTAATACTTGGTGGAGAAGGGATGGGCTGAtcatttcttattgatttatcgTAAGTAGGGTGTGTATTTATTGGAGTGCTTGGGTGTTTGGGTATCAGTGTGGAAGGTGTTGGCCAGTGGAATAACGGGTGCTGGGGCAGGAAAGGTATCAAATATTGGAATGCCCGTGCATTGTAGGGTTAGTGTAGGGTAATAGCTTGTTTGGGTGCATGTTGCCTGTTGTGTGATGGGAAGGGGAGGTATTGATGGTGTTAGGAGTTGGCGTGTTCAAGCGCCGGGCTTCGAGCAGACAGAGGTGGGAGGGCACTGAGTATCTGGGTGCTTTGGTGTTGGCCTGAATGGGTAATTAGGTGTTGAATGTTGGCTGATGGGAAACAGGAATTATATAAATTAGTATCATCCCATGCCCTGAGTATTGGTATCATAGTTTGGGTAACAGTACTGACTTGTCTGAGTGTTGCAGGATCATTTGAGTATTGGCTGGTGGGAGACTGAGGTTTTAGATGCTGGAGCAGTGGGTGTCCACAGGTAGGGTGCTGGGGTGCTGGACCAGTGGAGCATTGTAGGGTCAGTCTGTTGGAGAGCTGAGCATAGATGCAGGGGGAATAAAGGTACCGAGGGTTGGAAAGGCCATGAATTGGGTGAGTCTCTGGGTGGGATGAGTTAGTCGGACTATTGGGCACCACGACCTCCTGCCCCAGGCCTGGGTGTCAGTTCAGCCAGGCACCCAGCCAGGTACCCTCCTGCCCGCTGGCACTCACTTGTAGGTCCAGCAGTCGCTCATGAGCTTGTACATTTCGGGCGGACACTCTGGGGGGCACTCCATCCGCTTGCCCTGCTCGATGAAGGCCATGACCTCGGGGCCCTTCATCTTCTGCTCAAGCCAGAGCCAAGTACGCATGTGAGTAACCAGggcccctccccccggcccctctccccacccagctgTCCGCCCGCCTCTGCCCCACACCTGCCTTGTAGGGCTTCTGGCCATAGGAGAAGGCTTCCCACATGGTGACCCCGTAGCCCCAGACGTCACTGCGGCTGGAGAACTTGCGGAAGTTGATGCACTCAGGCGCGTACCACTTGAGCGGCCACTTCCCCGCCGAGCGAGCCTGGAGGGTGGGAGATGCTGCCGGGACAGGGCTCGGGGACCCTCCACACCACCGCCCCCTCCACCTGGGCACCCCAGGGCCGGGGGCTCACGGTGTAGTAGCTGTCATCAGCACCCAGTGCCTTGGAGAGACCAAAGTCGCTGATCTTGGCGTAGTGCCGGTTGACCAGAAGGACGTTGCGGGCCGCCAGGTCACGATGCACAAAGTTTTTCTCCTCCAGGTACTTCATGCCCATGGACACCTGGTGCAGCAGCTCCGCCACATTGCTGACGGGGATCTCCTCCCTGGGGTGCAGGGGAAGGCAGGGGCAAAGCCCACTTCTCTGACCCAGCTGAGCCTCTGTTCAACAGGTGCTTATtgggcacctgctgtgtgccacgCATGGGGCGGGGGGACACGGCGTGAGCAAAACAGGCACAAACCTCTGCCCTCATCCAGGCTCGAGGCCTTAAATTTCATCCATATACTGGGATTCCCAGACTTAACACATTTACCTGCGTCCTCTGTGTGCCCTCAGGGGGTCTCACGGGCATCTCAAAGATAATAAAGACAAAGCCAAGTTCCTGATGGTACAAACACACgcgtgcgcgtgcacacacacactcctctctCCATCTTTTCACTTACTCAGAAGCACTGGCCTTGCCCTCAGCTCCTTTTCCTCACACCCaatatccaatccatcagcaaacccTGGCAGCCCTGACTTCAAAATCCCTCCAGAATCCCCCTACTTCTCTCCACGTCTGCTTCTGCCACCCTGACCCAGCCGTCATCATGGCCAGGCTGGACCAGAACAGCCACCTCTGCCCTCACCCGGCACGGCCTGTCCTTCCCACACTGGAGTCAGGTCCTGCCCCTCCTCGGCTCATGGCGTCCAGGGCTCCTACCTCGCTCAGGGTAAATGTCCAAGTCCTCCCCACGGCCCACGAGGCCCTGCACCATCTTCCCCATCACCTCCCTGCCCACGTCAGCTCCCCACTCCCCTGCACTCACTCTGCTTCAGCCTCGGGGCCCTACTCACAGTTCCTCTACCACACCAggcacctcaggacctttgcaccggCTGTGCCCTCTGTCTGGACCACTCTTCCCCCAGAGCTGCACTTGGCTGCCTCACCTTCTCACTTCTCACCTCCTACCCTGACACTCCCAACCCCCCTTTCCATAGTACTTACCTTCCAACACACTCTATACTTTACGGTATTATAATGATTATTTAAAGCCTCTCTTTCCCAACCAAACTACAGGGCAGAGAACTTTGTCTCTTTGTTCGCTGATAATCCCAAGTGCTGGTAATGGTCCCTGTCACAGAGAAATTGCCCAATGAACACCCATGGGATAACTGAGTACATGAACTGGGACCCGTGAAGGCACGCACTCCAGCAAGAGCTCGGGTTCAAGGTCATGTGCCTCGTGTCGTGAGGGTAAGAGTTTGAGGCACGAGGGAACACAAACGAAACCAATTTCTTTGGATTAGAGATGGGCCAATTTTTTCTCTACAGGGCCTGAGAGTAAATATTTCAGCCTTTGCTGGACACATATGGTCTCTGCCACATAGTCCTCTGTTTTTTCCATAGACCTTTAAAAATGCGAAAGCAGGCTGTACAACACAAGCCTGGCTGCAGTTTCCCAGCCCTGCTTCAGGTCAAAGACCGTCAACCGTCGGCAACTTCCCGTGCGCCATGAACTGGCCGAGAGAACAGAGGTGGCAGTTGTGACAGAGCTGATACTTACAAAGCTCCTATAAGCAACGCCAGGCACCGTTCTGAGCACTTTCTATGGATAGACATCAACTCATCTGACCCTCCCAAGAGCACCTGGACGTAAATACTGTGCATCGCCGTGgtacaaatgaggagactgaggcacaggtgAATTAAGAAACCCACCTGGGGTCACACCAGTTAGCGGCAGAGCCGAAAGTCAAACCTGGGGTCAGATCTGTCATGGGCGTGAGTGTGGGCAGCAGCTGTGAGTGTGTCTATAAACGCGGGGAAATGAGTGTGGAACGCACCCGTGGGCGGACAGGATCACTCCCGCCCACGCCCCCAGCCCCAAACACCTGGCCGGCCCAGAGGCTCACTTCTTCCCGAGCAGGAACTTGTGCAGCGGCCCGCCGCCCGCCATCTCCATCACCAGCATGAGGGCCTCGGCCTGGCACACGCCAATGAGCCGCACGATGTAGGGGTTGTCCAGCTGGTGCATGATCTGCGCCTCCCGCATCATCTCATCCTTGTCCGCCTTCTCTGTGTTCTGTTTCAACACCTTGATGGCCACGTCGATCTGCTTCCTGCCGTGACGCACAGAGGGACACGCGTGAGCCGGCACGGGCCCGACCTGGCCCCCTCATCCCAACCCGacctgcctctcctctccctggactTGTGTAGTAGATGCTGTGGTTGCCGCCCAGTCCTCCCTGCAGCTCACGGCTCACAGCTCACAGCCAAGCCCCTCCCAGGAACTGCCCCTTGCTGAAAAGAACCGGCTCAAAGTGTCACCCTCCCCAGGGGCAGCCTGTACCAAGTGACCAGCCTATGGAGTAGACAAGGGGGACTCTGTTGCATCTGCAGCTCAGCCCAACTTCTCTCTGCCCCAGACCTGCCCCTCTCACTCCCTCTCGGGTGCTGCCCTGGGGTCCCCCAGGTAACCCCGCCTAGCAGGCAATTTCCTGTCCCAGCGACTGTTTCCCAGGCAACCTGAAGTCACATCCTGGCTCCAACCCCCAAGGCCTTGGGAGGCAGcgccccctctgcccctcccacagCGGTTCCCCAGCCAAGGCTGGGCAGCCTACTTGCGCATGCGGTAGACGCCCTGGCGAACGGAGCCAAAGTTGCCGCAGCCAAGTTCTATGTCAGCCATGAGGAGGTTCTCGCGCTTCAGGAAGAGCTTCTTGTTTTTGAGCTCCTCGGGGTCGCTGTAGGGGCTCTCGTACACGCTGGTGTCCATGGGCATCGATCGCGGCTTCTCTGAGGACGCTAGGCATGCTGGGCACACACACAGGCGTGTGCTCCCAAGTcaggagcagggagagggatgggggctgggcagggcagccTCGGTGCCCACCAGGCACGTCGCCGCAAGGCACAGGGTGCACCGTGCAGAGCACGCACAGGCACACGTGCACACGTGTGTGatcgtgtgcgtgcgtgcatttGTGTGCACTCCTGGTCCCCTCTGTGGGTGAGCTGGGAAGCCACGTCCAAGAGGACTCTAGTGTGCACTGGCTagagtgtgcacacacatgcgtCCTTGCGTGTTCACGCATAACACCCACGTACACTCTCACCCATGTCTCGGTGTGTGATGGGGGTCCAAAGGCGTGTCTGCACAAGTAACCACTACAGTGCCAGCTGAGGCGTGCACACCTATGGGTGTGCGTGCACTGACACGTCTGCACCCGTGTCACGCCTGCCCAGGTCTGCGTACGCACCACGCAGCCAGGTGTACAAGGGCTGCAGATGAGCCTCTCTGTGCACAGGCAACCGTGTATGTTCtctacacacacgtgcacaggcTTACATCCACACATGAAACACAGGAGCATCTGCGACAGTGCCTTTCAGGGAcctgggctctggagcctgcctccttgggttcaaaccccagctccaccactgccTAGCTGCGGGACATGACAGTTCCCGgccctcctttctcttctgtaaaatgagaataattaccATGACCGCCTCATGTGCTTGTCGGGAGGATTCAGCAAAGCTCATACACTCAGTGAGCTTGGGCATGACTGGCAGATAGTAGGTGCTTAACAGATGTGTGTCTGTACCCGGGCTGGCCCAGGCATGGCCAGGTCTACTCCGCAGCACGTCAGCATGCCCCCGGGCACGTGCTCACAGGCGGGCATGATGCATGTGCCCACGTGGACACCTGCAGGCACAGTGCATGCACAGGGCAACCAGGCCCACCGCCGCAGGTCAGGCCTGACACACGTCCCTCCCCTGACAcaccccagggcccagccaggaCCCTGCTCCTGGTCTGACACGAACCCCTACACACCTCCATCTCTGCCGACTCACCTGGTTCAGGGGTGTATCCATCTGAGTTGAGCGTGTCGATCCGTCTCTGAGGCTAAAGGTCATGGGGTCAGCAAGGGTCAGCAGGGCCAGAGCTGGGGGCACCCAGCCCCTCTCATGAGACCCATATCGTCTGAGGACTCCCAGAGATGGTGCTGGGGGTGCCCTCTTCTGTTCCACGGCAGCCCCACTCTCCCCCCATCTCCTGCCCGGAGCCCCACCCTGGGAACAGGACCCATTGCCCACCCAGCTCCATCCCCAAGGCCCCAAGTCTACGGTGCTTCTGACTCACCTGGGTGAATGTGGATGGGTGGGCGGGGAGTGTGGGAGCAGCGGCCTCTGGGGGAGCAGAAGGGACAGTGAGGGGGTGGGGGCCGGGGTCTCCCGCTCACCCCTGTGCCCCGCTGCCCCGCTCACCTGAGCTGGCGCTGTTGTTGGGACAGGCCTCCTTTAGGCAGTAGATGAGCCCGTCAGCCTTCAGCTTCAGGTACTCCACCAGCTGCAGGGAGGAGCGTCAGGGCCGgggctcccctcctccccaggagcCTGAGCACCCCGCCGCAGCCTCTCCCCACAACAGGGTGTGTGGGCGGCCTACCTGCCAGAGCGTGTCAAACTTGGTCCCCTCGGGAATGCAGTATTTGCCCGCCTTGTCCTGGCTGATGAGGTAGTGGTACACAGTCTTCCCATAGATCAGAGACAGCGCATAGGTGCCCTGCTCCTTCCGGGGTCTCAGCCTGGCAGGGGATGGAGGGGGTGTCAACCCTACAACCACATGGGTCCCCTCTCCCGTGGTGCCCTCCTATTTAGGCCCTAGTTCCCACACACACGCCCTATGGGCTCTGCACCCCAGAGCCTCATGGAGAAGTGGCAGGGGCTGCGGGAGCTGAGGTCAGGCCCCACTCAACCTCCAGACCTACTGGTAACAGGCCATGCGTGGGGCTGGCGGAGGGGGTGCCGGGGTGAGCAGAGAGGTGAATGGCCATGTTCACAGTCATCCAAGGGCAGGTATGTGGCCATCCACAGGGGAATACTGAGCCACCCACGGTGGACATTCAGCCCTGCAGGGCCTGATACTCAGGCACCCACAGCTGCACACTTGGCCATTCAGGGGGGAACACTTAGCCATACGCTGGGGGGCACCTGGTCCTCCATGGCTGAATACCAGGCCACCCATGGTTGGACACTTGGCCACAGGTGTGGGGCGGGGAGGCACTTGGCGATTCCTGGAGGGATATTTTTTCATCTATGGTGGACACAGAGCCACTCACGGGGGACACACAGACTTAAGACCATTCTCTTGGGGAGACAAAGCTGTTTCTATACATAGAGCGATAAAGGCAAGTGCAAGTCCATGGTTAGATCACAGGGCACCTTCGTACACATCAGCACAAGTCACCTTGCCATCACAAGAGACCCACCAGTTATCATAACAGATGACCTTTAACAGAATGAAACCCTTGATTGTCCTCTTCTGGAAATttgccaaaacaaataaatcttCCATGTCTATCGATCAGAATTAAGCCCCTAAAAGATGGTGCCTTCATGCAGTAAGAACCTgtccaaccacacacacacacgcacacacacacac
Encoded proteins:
- the LOC132531642 gene encoding tyrosine-protein kinase ZAP-70 isoform X2 translates to MPWYHKSLTREEAERKLYSGSQTDGKFLLRPRKEQGTYALSLIYGKTVYHYLISQDKAGKYCIPEGTKFDTLWQLVEYLKLKADGLIYCLKEACPNNSASSEAAAPTLPAHPSTFTQPQRRIDTLNSDGYTPEPACLASSEKPRSMPMDTSVYESPYSDPEELKNKKLFLKRENLLMADIELGCGNFGSVRQGVYRMRKKQIDVAIKVLKQNTEKADKDEMMREAQIMHQLDNPYIVRLIGVCQAEALMLVMEMAGGGPLHKFLLGKKEEIPVSNVAELLHQVSMGMKYLEEKNFVHRDLAARNVLLVNRHYAKISDFGLSKALGADDSYYTARSAGKWPLKWYAPECINFRKFSSRSDVWGYGVTMWEAFSYGQKPYKKMKGPEVMAFIEQGKRMECPPECPPEMYKLMSDCWTYKWEDRPDFLTVEQRMRTYYYSLASRAADPVAEAACV
- the LOC132531642 gene encoding tyrosine-protein kinase ZAP-70 isoform X1 — encoded protein: MPDPAAHLPFFYGSISRAEAEEHLKLAGMADGLFLLRHCLRSLGGYVLSLVHDVRFHHFPIERQLNGTYAIAGGKAHCGPAELCEFYSRDPDGLPCNLRKPCNRPSGLEPQPGVFDSLRDAMVRDYVRQTWKLEGEALEQAIISQAPQVEKLIATTAHERMPWYHKSLTREEAERKLYSGSQTDGKFLLRPRKEQGTYALSLIYGKTVYHYLISQDKAGKYCIPEGTKFDTLWQLVEYLKLKADGLIYCLKEACPNNSASSEAAAPTLPAHPSTFTQPQRRIDTLNSDGYTPEPACLASSEKPRSMPMDTSVYESPYSDPEELKNKKLFLKRENLLMADIELGCGNFGSVRQGVYRMRKKQIDVAIKVLKQNTEKADKDEMMREAQIMHQLDNPYIVRLIGVCQAEALMLVMEMAGGGPLHKFLLGKKEEIPVSNVAELLHQVSMGMKYLEEKNFVHRDLAARNVLLVNRHYAKISDFGLSKALGADDSYYTARSAGKWPLKWYAPECINFRKFSSRSDVWGYGVTMWEAFSYGQKPYKKMKGPEVMAFIEQGKRMECPPECPPEMYKLMSDCWTYKWEDRPDFLTVEQRMRTYYYSLASRAADPVAEAACV
- the LOC132531642 gene encoding tyrosine-protein kinase ZAP-70 isoform X3, which produces MPMDTSVYESPYSDPEELKNKKLFLKRENLLMADIELGCGNFGSVRQGVYRMRKKQIDVAIKVLKQNTEKADKDEMMREAQIMHQLDNPYIVRLIGVCQAEALMLVMEMAGGGPLHKFLLGKKEEIPVSNVAELLHQVSMGMKYLEEKNFVHRDLAARNVLLVNRHYAKISDFGLSKALGADDSYYTARSAGKWPLKWYAPECINFRKFSSRSDVWGYGVTMWEAFSYGQKPYKKMKGPEVMAFIEQGKRMECPPECPPEMYKLMSDCWTYKWEDRPDFLTVEQRMRTYYYSLASRAADPVAEAACV